One stretch of Callospermophilus lateralis isolate mCalLat2 chromosome 11, mCalLat2.hap1, whole genome shotgun sequence DNA includes these proteins:
- the Aspa gene encoding aspartoacylase, whose product MTSCHITEEPIKKIAIFGGTHGNELTGVFLVKHWLENDAEIQRTGLEVKPFITNPRAVKKCTRYIDCDLNRVFDLENLGKKMSEDLPYEVKRAQEINHLFGPKNSEDSYDIIFDLHNTTSNMGCTLILEDSRNDFLIQMFHYIKTSLAPLPCYVYLIEHPSLQYATTRSIAKYPVGIEVGPQPQGVLRADILDQMRKMIKHALDFIYQFNEGKEFPPCAIEVYKIMEKVDYPRNESGEIAAIIHPNLQDQDWKPLHPGDPTFVTLDGKTILLDGNCTVYPVFVNEAAYYEKKEAFAKTTKVTLNAKSIRSSFH is encoded by the exons ATGACCTCTTGTCACATTACTGAAGAACCTATAAAAAAGATTGCTATCTTTGGAGGAACTCATGGGAACGAGCTAACGGGAGTATTTCTAGTAAAGCATTGGCTGGAGAATGACGCTGAGATTCAGAGAACAGGGCTGGAAGTAAAACCATTTATTACCAACCCAAGAGCGGTGAAGAAGTGTACCAGATATATCGACTGTGATCTGAATCGTGTTTTTGACCTTGAAAATCTTGG CAAAAAGATGTCAGAGGATTTGCCATATGAAGTGAAAAGGGCTCAAGAAATAAATCATTTATTTGGTCCAAAAAATAGTGAAGATTCCTATGACATCATTTTTGACCTTCACAACACAACTTCTAACATGGGGTGCACCCTTATTCTTGAAGATTCCAGGAATGACTTTTTAATTCAGATGTTTCATTATATTAAG ACTTCTTTGGCTCCATTACCCTGCTATGTTTATCTCATTGAGCATCCTTCCCTCCAGTACGCAACCACGCGTTCCATAGCCAAGTATCCTGTTG GTATTGAAGTTGGCCCCCAACCCCAAGGTGTTCTGAGAGCTGATATTTTGgatcaaatgagaaaaatgattaAACATGCTCTTGATTTTATATATCAGTTCAATGAAG GAAAAGAATTCCCTCCCTGTGCTATTGAGGTCTATAAAATAATGGAGAAAGTTGATTATCCCAGGAATGAAAGTGGAGAAATAGCTGCTATTATCCACCCGAATCTGCAG GATCAAGACTGGAAACCGTTGCACCCTGGGGACCCCACCTTTGTGACTCTTGATGGAAAAACTATCCTGTTGGATGGAAACTGTACTGTGTACCCGGTGTTTGTGAACGAGGCTGCTTATTACGAAAAGAAAGAAGCTTTCGCAAAGACAACAAAAGTCACTCTCAATGCAAAAAGTATTCGCTCCTCTTTCCACTAG